The region TGGTCGGGATTGGGGAAGAATTGTTTAAGTATATGATTTTCTTGATTCTTTACTATCCGTTGTGTAAGTTGTTCAAAAGCTATTGGTTACCATTGTTGATTTCAACCTTTGTGACGTGCTTTTTCTTTGGATTTTTACATGCCAATTATAATCCAGATGAATGGTTAACCATAACGTTAATTATTGCTTCGGGCGCTGTGGTTTATTTTTATTTCTTGATCAAGTATCAGACGATTATCCCGCTGATGTTTGCCCACTTTTTCCAAGATTTTTTAGTATCGCTTGAGTTAACAGAGCAATTAGAAGGCATATATGGCTTAACTTTTTTACTCATTTATATGGTGGTACTGATTTATATTTTTGGAAAAATGATAAAAGAGCTATTTAAAGGAATTAAAGAGAAGTTTATTGATAAATAAGTCAAAAGGAACTCATCCAAAAAAAGTGGTGAGTTCCTATTTTATAAAGTTATAAAGTAATCGTGATGGTTAACCCATTTCCACGCGTACTAGAGGCCGAGATGATTCCCTTGTGAAGTTTCACGATATCGTAAGCAATCGCAAGTCCTAGGCCAGAACCAACGTTTGGTTTCTTTGTATTAGTTCCGCGATAATAACGTTTAAAAATATGTAGTAGGTCTTCTTCGCAAACTCCGACTCCATTGTCCTTTAGGGTGATGGTATGATCTTTGATATCGATTGAAATGAGGACAGATTCCTCGTTGTGAGTGATGGCATTCATCATTAAATTGGTGAAGACACGTCTCATCAGTAACTCATCGAGCATCAGGGGGATATATTCGTTATCGTAAGAGAACTGGATGTTATAGTTCTCGTATTTTGGGTCATTCATTATCTCAATGATAACGTGACGTAAAAGCGAAACAAGATTGACCTGCTTTTTATTAAGGATAAATTCTTTATTTTTAAGTCGTGTCGAAAGATTCAAATCATCTACAAGATTCTTGATATAGTCTGATTTTTCAATAATGGTTTGCGCTGACTTTTGGCGAGATATGAGATCCATTTCATAACTCATATCGGCCATGATTTCGGCATTTCCTCTGATGGAAGTTAGAGGAGTTTTAATATCGTGTGAGATGTTAGCAATCCATTCTTCTCGGACGGTATCCATTTGTTGACGCTCATACTGTGCAACTTGAAGTTGCTGTGATAAATCTGTAATTCTGTCTTCTACTTCACGATAAAGACTTGGTTTTTGATTTGGCTTTAGATAATGTCCTTTGGATAAGGAAACGATATTTTGAATGATGTCATTCAGTGGTTTAACAAGATAGCGCGTTGAGATATAGCTAATGAAGAGGGCGATTAGACAGTT is a window of Turicibacter sanguinis DNA encoding:
- a CDS encoding CPBP family glutamic-type intramembrane protease, translated to MSGHFKDQCRKIPLISSNWFWYVLVVFGFLFLLKTPVLAGNPFSEFFLMSYHGVFLIFSVTIGFKEMAPLYNKEGGIWRMLLLAGAILFFSALVEGVVGGFLAADDPQQLEQYSFELSRKYVTVSFVRYALVGIGEELFKYMIFLILYYPLCKLFKSYWLPLLISTFVTCFFFGFLHANYNPDEWLTITLIIASGAVVYFYFLIKYQTIIPLMFAHFFQDFLVSLELTEQLEGIYGLTFLLIYMVVLIYIFGKMIKELFKGIKEKFIDK
- a CDS encoding sensor histidine kinase — translated: MKKKLTLHFFLTLCIALITLAIVNIGLVTFRSYHFKAHSDEYQYGEHYINQFVEQFANYITEDLTITEEGKKLLDESHVSLQIINEQKQEVYAYQLPDNIPSVYTNKQLIDLYQTNESSTIFINDIQLNESHLTYLLFFPLDLVRRYTLHYNTEEMMMTHNIPLMLIVNCLIALFISYISTRYLVKPLNDIIQNIVSLSKGHYLKPNQKPSLYREVEDRITDLSQQLQVAQYERQQMDTVREEWIANISHDIKTPLTSIRGNAEIMADMSYEMDLISRQKSAQTIIEKSDYIKNLVDDLNLSTRLKNKEFILNKKQVNLVSLLRHVIIEIMNDPKYENYNIQFSYDNEYIPLMLDELLMRRVFTNLMMNAITHNEESVLISIDIKDHTITLKDNGVGVCEEDLLHIFKRYYRGTNTKKPNVGSGLGLAIAYDIVKLHKGIISASSTRGNGLTITITL